The following coding sequences are from one Natrarchaeobaculum sulfurireducens window:
- a CDS encoding DNA-directed DNA polymerase — translation MTEAGQTGLTQFSASDDRPDEEAIAVAGNGGSSTAEVVDVVAETLPEPDGELELAVMQVDYTVAGYGDDERPIIHVFGRTNDGTLEHVQVVGFRPYFYAPTTSLERPPEEEYDRLTDSREHDRNGEPYESIRGEKLTKIFGQTPRDVGQIRDDFEHYEADILFPNRFLIDKDVRSGIRVPERRTEDDSLVIPHEEVEAADVDADPRVLTFDIEVEDRHGFPEEGEESIVCLTSHDSYRDEYVMWITGADDGDGEIPEAITDYDPIEGEIDHDVRAFEEEEAMLEAFVEYVETTDPDVLTGWNFEDFDAPYFLDRLEELDGPHHDYDLSIDRLSRVDEVWRSNWGGPDIKGRVVFDLLYGYQRMVFSELDSYRLDAVGEAELGVGKERYAGKIGDLWEDDPTKLLEYNLRDVELCVELDRQQQIIPFWGEVRSFVGCKLEDAPTPGDAVDMYVLHQAHGRFALPSKGQQEAGEEYEGGAVFDPITGVKENVTVLDLKSLYPMCMVTINASPETRVDPAEYDGETYLAPSGTHFRKEPDGVNREMIEELLAEREEKKTLRNEHEPGTPEYEQYDRQQGAVKVIMNSLYGVSGWEQFRLYDKDAAAAITATGREVIEFTETAANELDYQVTYGDTDSVMLELGSGVSNAEAIEQSFEIEAHINDRYGDFAAEKLNAEDHRFQIEFEKLYRRFFQAGKKKRYAGHIVWKEGKDVDTIDIVGFEYQRSDIAPITKRVQHEVIEMIVKDGDVEGAKEYVNGVIEDVLAGDVSLEDIAIPGGIGKRLDNYDTDTAQVRGAKYANLLLDTNFQRGSKPKRLYLDRIDPAFFRRMESDGGFDPQHDPLYGAFKRDPDVICFEYDDQIPEEFEVDYDTMLEKTLKGPIERILEALDVSWEEVKSGQEQTGLDSFM, via the coding sequence ATGACTGAGGCGGGCCAGACCGGACTCACGCAGTTTTCGGCGTCCGACGACCGGCCGGACGAAGAGGCGATCGCCGTCGCCGGCAACGGCGGCTCGAGCACCGCCGAGGTGGTCGACGTCGTGGCGGAGACCCTGCCAGAGCCCGACGGCGAACTCGAGCTCGCGGTGATGCAGGTCGACTACACGGTCGCTGGCTATGGCGACGACGAGCGACCGATCATCCACGTATTCGGGCGAACGAACGACGGCACCCTCGAGCACGTTCAGGTCGTCGGCTTCCGGCCGTATTTCTACGCGCCCACGACGTCGCTCGAGCGGCCGCCGGAAGAGGAGTACGACCGACTGACTGACAGTCGCGAACACGATCGAAACGGCGAACCCTACGAGAGCATCCGGGGCGAGAAACTGACCAAGATCTTCGGCCAGACCCCGAGAGACGTCGGCCAGATCCGTGACGACTTCGAACACTACGAAGCGGACATCCTCTTTCCGAACCGCTTTCTGATCGACAAAGACGTCCGTAGCGGCATCCGCGTCCCCGAGCGCCGCACAGAAGACGACTCGCTCGTGATTCCCCACGAGGAAGTCGAAGCCGCCGACGTCGATGCGGACCCACGCGTGCTGACCTTCGACATCGAGGTCGAAGACCGACACGGATTCCCAGAAGAGGGAGAGGAGTCGATCGTCTGTCTCACGAGTCACGATTCCTACCGTGATGAGTACGTTATGTGGATCACCGGAGCCGACGATGGCGACGGTGAGATCCCCGAGGCGATCACCGACTACGATCCGATCGAGGGTGAAATCGACCACGACGTTCGGGCGTTCGAGGAAGAAGAAGCGATGCTCGAGGCGTTCGTCGAGTACGTCGAGACGACGGATCCAGATGTCCTCACAGGATGGAACTTCGAGGATTTCGACGCGCCGTACTTCCTCGACCGCCTCGAGGAACTCGACGGCCCACACCACGACTACGACCTCTCGATCGACCGCCTCTCTCGGGTCGACGAGGTCTGGCGGAGCAACTGGGGTGGCCCCGACATCAAGGGCCGGGTCGTCTTCGACCTGCTCTATGGCTACCAGCGGATGGTCTTCTCGGAACTGGATTCCTACCGGCTCGACGCCGTCGGTGAGGCCGAACTCGGCGTCGGCAAGGAACGATATGCGGGCAAGATCGGCGACCTCTGGGAGGACGATCCGACGAAACTCCTCGAGTACAACCTCCGGGACGTCGAACTCTGTGTCGAACTCGACCGCCAGCAGCAGATCATCCCCTTCTGGGGCGAAGTGCGCTCGTTCGTCGGCTGTAAACTCGAGGACGCCCCCACGCCGGGCGATGCAGTCGACATGTACGTCCTCCACCAGGCCCACGGCCGATTTGCGCTCCCCTCGAAGGGGCAGCAGGAAGCCGGCGAGGAGTACGAAGGCGGTGCAGTGTTCGACCCGATCACGGGCGTCAAAGAGAACGTCACCGTACTCGACCTGAAGTCGCTGTACCCGATGTGTATGGTGACGATCAACGCCTCGCCGGAGACCAGGGTCGACCCCGCCGAGTACGACGGCGAGACCTACCTCGCACCCTCTGGAACCCACTTTCGCAAGGAACCCGACGGCGTCAATCGCGAGATGATCGAGGAACTGCTCGCCGAACGCGAGGAGAAAAAGACCCTGCGCAACGAACACGAACCCGGCACACCCGAGTACGAGCAGTACGACCGCCAGCAGGGTGCCGTGAAGGTCATCATGAATTCGCTCTACGGCGTGTCGGGATGGGAACAGTTCCGACTCTATGACAAGGACGCCGCAGCGGCGATCACGGCCACTGGTCGCGAAGTAATCGAATTTACCGAAACCGCTGCAAACGAACTAGATTACCAGGTTACGTACGGAGATACCGATTCAGTGATGCTCGAGTTGGGCTCCGGCGTCTCGAACGCCGAGGCGATCGAACAGTCCTTCGAGATCGAAGCGCACATCAACGACCGGTACGGCGACTTCGCAGCGGAGAAACTGAACGCCGAGGACCACCGCTTCCAGATCGAGTTCGAGAAACTGTATCGGCGCTTTTTCCAGGCTGGCAAGAAGAAACGCTACGCGGGTCACATCGTCTGGAAAGAAGGCAAAGACGTCGACACCATCGACATCGTCGGCTTCGAGTACCAGCGGTCGGACATCGCACCGATCACCAAACGCGTCCAGCACGAGGTCATCGAGATGATCGTCAAAGACGGCGACGTCGAGGGTGCAAAGGAGTACGTCAACGGCGTCATCGAGGACGTGCTGGCTGGCGACGTGAGCCTCGAGGACATCGCTATCCCGGGCGGCATCGGCAAACGACTGGACAACTACGACACCGACACGGCACAGGTTCGAGGCGCGAAGTACGCGAACCTGCTGCTCGACACCAACTTCCAGCGAGGGAGCAAACCGAAGCGGCTCTACCTCGATCGGATCGACCCGGCGTTCTTCCGGCGAATGGAGTCGGACGGAGGGTTCGACCCCCAGCACGACCCCCTCTACGGTGCGTTCAAGCGCGACCCCGACGTCATCTGTTTCGAGTACGACGACCAGATCCCCGAGGAGTTCGAAGTCGACTACGACACGATGCTCGAGAAGACGCTAAAAGGACCGATCGAGCGCATTCTCGAGGCGCTCGACGTCTCGTGGGAGGAGGTCAAAAGCGGCCAGGAGCAGACCGGCCTGGATAGCTTCATGTAA
- the mre11 gene encoding DNA double-strand break repair protein Mre11 encodes MTRVIHTGDTHIGYQQYNSPDRRRDFLEAFREVAEDAITDDVDAVIHAGDLFHDRRPGLIDLQGTVEILRTLADADVPFLAVVGNHEGKRDAQWLDLFADLGLATRLDDSPVVVDDVAFYGLDFVPRSRRDALEYDFESVPESADHSVLVSHGLFEPFAHADWDTDRLLAESTVEFDAVLLGDNHAADTAEVRDTWVTYCGSTERASASERDPRGYNLVTFDEEVAITRRSIADTREFVFVDVDLAEDEGVDRVTERVREYDLEDAVVIVTIEGEGRPITPASIEELATDRGALVARVNDRRDLPDEDEAVSVSFADPDAAVRERVRDLGLSNAALEIDGTVRDGDLPDSNVRESVERRVRELLEDDDAAFDPAPERSPDDADVTTVADQLSETDTAADPSSTADVEADSSGSNTDVETADSGSTADAEASGSDADESMDEPVETAETTADEDADHASLGDFA; translated from the coding sequence ATGACACGGGTGATACACACGGGCGACACCCACATCGGGTATCAGCAGTACAACTCGCCCGACCGACGGCGAGACTTTCTCGAGGCCTTCCGCGAGGTCGCGGAAGACGCCATTACCGACGACGTCGACGCCGTCATCCACGCCGGAGACCTCTTTCACGACCGTCGTCCCGGCCTTATCGACCTCCAGGGAACCGTTGAAATCCTCCGTACGCTCGCCGACGCCGACGTGCCCTTTCTGGCCGTCGTCGGCAACCACGAGGGGAAACGCGACGCGCAGTGGCTCGATCTCTTTGCTGATCTCGGTCTCGCGACCCGACTCGACGACAGCCCCGTCGTGGTCGACGACGTCGCCTTCTACGGCCTCGATTTCGTCCCTCGCTCCCGGCGTGACGCCCTCGAGTACGACTTCGAGTCTGTCCCCGAGTCGGCCGACCACTCGGTTCTCGTCAGCCACGGTCTGTTCGAGCCGTTCGCCCACGCCGACTGGGACACCGACCGCCTCCTCGCCGAGTCGACGGTCGAGTTCGACGCCGTCTTGCTCGGCGACAACCACGCCGCCGACACTGCGGAAGTCCGAGATACCTGGGTTACCTACTGTGGCTCGACCGAGCGTGCGAGCGCGAGCGAACGCGATCCCCGTGGCTACAACCTCGTCACGTTCGACGAGGAGGTCGCAATCACCCGCCGTTCGATCGCGGATACCCGCGAGTTCGTCTTCGTCGACGTCGACCTCGCCGAAGACGAGGGGGTCGACCGCGTCACCGAGCGCGTCCGTGAGTACGACCTCGAGGACGCAGTCGTCATCGTCACCATCGAAGGCGAGGGCCGGCCGATTACACCCGCCTCGATCGAGGAACTCGCCACCGACCGCGGCGCACTCGTCGCCAGAGTCAACGACCGTCGTGACCTCCCCGACGAGGACGAGGCCGTCTCGGTGAGCTTCGCCGACCCCGACGCTGCCGTCCGCGAACGCGTCCGTGACCTCGGGCTGAGCAACGCCGCTCTCGAGATCGACGGCACGGTCCGTGACGGCGACCTGCCCGATTCGAACGTCCGCGAGTCGGTCGAACGTCGCGTCAGGGAGTTACTCGAGGACGACGATGCGGCGTTCGACCCCGCCCCCGAGCGATCGCCGGACGACGCCGACGTGACGACCGTCGCCGACCAGTTGTCAGAGACGGACACGGCAGCCGACCCGAGTTCAACTGCCGACGTGGAGGCCGACAGCTCGGGTTCGAACACCGACGTGGAGACCGCCGATTCAGGGTCGACTGCCGACGCGGAGGCCAGCGGCTCGGATGCCGACGAATCGATGGACGAGCCAGTCGAAACGGCCGAGACGACCGCCGACGAGGACGCAGACCACGCCTCGCTGGGTGATTTCGCGTGA
- a CDS encoding DUF7346 family protein: MKTVQDDTGKRYLLLKQAEQASLVRDPDSGNECYVQNDRLEALEESPLETAARTVSSPVRTLLTSVHDEATLGLLCELETRGPLAIRTVLSAYDFCESDLNGRLAVLATADLIGETEIAGERGYELTDTGKTALEAIRPTEEGTTASDRRTGASEDDP, translated from the coding sequence ATGAAGACCGTTCAGGACGACACCGGAAAGCGGTACCTGCTGCTCAAACAAGCCGAACAGGCGAGCCTCGTCCGCGATCCCGACAGCGGAAACGAGTGTTACGTCCAGAACGACCGTCTCGAGGCACTCGAGGAGAGCCCGCTGGAGACGGCCGCCCGGACGGTCTCGAGCCCCGTGCGGACACTCCTGACGAGCGTTCACGACGAGGCGACGCTCGGCTTGCTCTGTGAGCTCGAGACGCGGGGCCCGCTCGCGATCCGGACCGTTCTATCGGCGTACGATTTCTGCGAGAGCGATCTCAACGGTCGACTCGCCGTTCTGGCCACGGCCGATCTCATCGGGGAGACCGAGATCGCTGGCGAACGTGGATACGAACTCACCGACACGGGCAAGACGGCGCTCGAGGCAATTCGGCCGACAGAGGAGGGAACGACAGCTTCCGATCGACGAACTGGCGCATCCGAGGACGATCCTTGA
- a CDS encoding MarR family transcriptional regulator, whose protein sequence is MSASEPVRGDTDQRGTWEDVRELPPSAKLVAKVLEYNDTMTQQEIAEETLLPSRTVRYALNRLDEENVIESRFSFSDARKRLYTLDIEP, encoded by the coding sequence ATGAGTGCTTCAGAGCCCGTTCGAGGGGACACAGACCAGCGAGGAACGTGGGAAGACGTTCGCGAACTGCCGCCGAGTGCCAAACTCGTTGCGAAGGTTCTCGAGTACAACGACACGATGACCCAACAGGAGATCGCCGAGGAGACGCTTCTCCCCTCGCGGACGGTCCGGTACGCGCTCAACCGACTCGACGAGGAGAACGTTATCGAATCGCGCTTTTCCTTTTCTGACGCACGCAAGCGCCTGTACACGCTCGACATCGAACCCTGA
- the rad50 gene encoding DNA double-strand break repair ATPase Rad50, whose amino-acid sequence MKVDRVRLRNFKCYGDADLALERGVTVVHGVNGSGKSTLLEAVFFALYGSKALDDRTLDDVITTGEEETEVELWFTHDGRDYHVERALKLRGDRATTTTCVLETPTETIEGARDVRREVTELLRMDADAFVNCAYVRQGEVNKLIHASPSDRQDMIDDLLQLGALEDYRERASDARLGVKSVLDGQREVTENVRQRVERKEDKDLHERLNGLESRQAEVNEEIDHFETQREQARTTLETAKEVLERHEETREEIETLTEEIDTLRSKIEETERDREDAKDEINAREDRRETLAEERAELLETVDAPDGDDVETAIAALEERDETLRDDLEDVRVTITETTGEIERLRTAADELEAQAANAREQADDVAAKLEADENAIDEREASLEELDTRIETARGRFEDAPVEFGDAADRIESLEADCEELTDDLGDVTAEIRTVENAIEEGERLLEEGKCPECGQPVEDSPHVDVLDEKREELADLQDRRDALEDDRDAVDERLERAEELRDAERRVDRLEENRENVAQLLAEKRETLEERRESRTQLLERADEYESEAKEKRTTADDLAGDVDEKRTELGEINTERGEIKSVLESLRRVEAIDDERRDLATEIETYRERRSDWRTMNDERRETLSDKRKRKRELKSEFDEERVATARQDEQNAREYIEKVDAKLEELETRRTELQNAIGAVERELEELEERRDELEKLEARCDRLESLYNEAETLQTTYGELRAELRQRNVETLERLLNETFELVYQNDSYASIELDGDYRLTVYQKDGEPLEPEQLSGGERALFNLSLRCAIYRLLAEGVEGTAPMPPLILDEPTVFLDSGHVTQLVSLVESMRDLGVEQIVVVSHDEELVGAADSLVRIEKDATSNRSRLERGEPPEAALLASE is encoded by the coding sequence GTGAAAGTCGATCGGGTCCGGCTGCGCAACTTCAAGTGTTACGGCGACGCCGATCTCGCCCTCGAGCGGGGCGTCACCGTCGTCCACGGCGTCAACGGCAGCGGAAAGTCGACGCTGCTCGAGGCCGTCTTCTTCGCGCTGTACGGCTCGAAGGCGCTCGACGACCGCACCCTCGACGACGTCATCACGACCGGCGAGGAAGAGACCGAGGTCGAACTGTGGTTCACCCACGACGGCCGGGACTACCACGTCGAGCGAGCACTCAAACTCCGGGGCGACCGGGCAACGACGACGACGTGTGTCCTCGAGACGCCCACGGAAACGATCGAGGGCGCCCGCGACGTCCGCCGGGAGGTGACCGAGCTGTTGCGGATGGACGCCGACGCATTCGTCAACTGCGCGTACGTCCGCCAAGGCGAGGTCAACAAGCTCATCCACGCCTCACCGAGTGATCGCCAGGACATGATCGACGACCTGCTCCAGCTTGGCGCGCTCGAGGACTACCGCGAGCGAGCGAGCGACGCCCGCCTGGGGGTCAAGTCGGTGCTCGACGGCCAACGAGAGGTCACAGAGAACGTCCGCCAACGGGTCGAACGGAAAGAAGACAAGGACCTCCACGAGCGCCTGAACGGACTCGAGTCGCGCCAGGCCGAGGTGAACGAGGAGATCGATCACTTCGAGACCCAGCGCGAGCAGGCACGGACGACCCTGGAGACCGCCAAGGAGGTCCTCGAGCGCCACGAGGAGACTCGCGAGGAGATCGAGACGCTCACCGAGGAGATCGACACCCTGCGCTCGAAGATCGAGGAGACCGAACGCGACCGCGAGGACGCAAAAGACGAGATTAACGCACGCGAAGACCGACGCGAGACGCTCGCCGAGGAACGGGCCGAGCTACTGGAGACGGTCGATGCGCCCGACGGAGACGATGTCGAGACAGCGATTGCGGCCCTCGAAGAACGCGACGAGACACTCCGTGACGATCTAGAGGACGTCCGTGTCACGATCACGGAGACGACCGGGGAGATCGAACGCCTCCGGACAGCGGCCGACGAACTCGAAGCACAGGCCGCGAACGCCCGCGAGCAAGCTGACGACGTCGCCGCCAAACTCGAGGCCGACGAGAACGCCATCGACGAGCGAGAAGCGAGCCTCGAGGAACTCGACACACGGATCGAAACGGCTCGCGGGCGGTTCGAGGATGCACCAGTCGAGTTCGGCGACGCAGCCGACCGTATCGAGAGTCTCGAGGCCGATTGCGAGGAGCTAACGGACGATCTCGGTGACGTCACCGCAGAGATCAGGACCGTCGAGAACGCCATCGAGGAGGGCGAACGGCTGCTCGAGGAGGGCAAGTGTCCCGAGTGTGGCCAGCCCGTCGAGGACTCGCCACACGTCGACGTCTTGGACGAGAAACGCGAGGAGCTTGCCGACCTGCAGGACCGACGTGATGCCCTCGAGGACGACCGCGACGCCGTCGACGAACGCCTCGAGCGCGCCGAGGAGCTCCGGGACGCCGAACGTCGCGTCGACCGGCTCGAAGAAAACCGCGAGAACGTCGCCCAGTTGCTCGCCGAAAAACGCGAGACGCTCGAGGAGCGCCGTGAGAGTCGAACGCAGTTACTCGAGCGAGCCGATGAGTACGAGTCCGAGGCCAAAGAGAAGCGAACGACGGCCGACGATCTCGCGGGCGACGTCGACGAGAAGCGGACCGAACTCGGCGAGATTAACACCGAACGCGGCGAGATCAAATCGGTCCTCGAGTCGCTCCGACGCGTCGAGGCGATCGACGACGAACGCCGCGACCTCGCAACCGAGATCGAGACCTACCGCGAACGCCGGTCGGACTGGCGGACGATGAACGACGAACGTCGTGAGACGCTCTCGGACAAACGCAAGCGAAAGCGCGAACTCAAATCCGAGTTCGACGAAGAGCGCGTCGCGACGGCGAGACAGGACGAACAAAACGCCCGGGAGTACATCGAGAAAGTCGACGCGAAACTCGAGGAACTCGAAACACGGCGAACGGAACTCCAGAACGCGATCGGGGCAGTCGAACGCGAACTCGAGGAACTCGAGGAACGCCGCGACGAACTCGAGAAACTCGAGGCCCGATGTGATCGTCTCGAATCACTGTACAACGAAGCCGAAACCCTCCAGACGACCTACGGTGAGTTACGCGCCGAGTTGCGCCAGCGAAACGTCGAGACCCTCGAACGCCTGCTCAACGAGACGTTCGAGCTGGTCTATCAGAACGATTCGTACGCGTCGATCGAGTTAGACGGCGACTACCGGCTGACGGTCTATCAGAAAGACGGCGAACCCCTCGAGCCCGAGCAACTCTCCGGTGGTGAGCGGGCGCTGTTCAACCTCAGCCTCCGGTGTGCGATCTACCGACTGCTCGCGGAGGGCGTCGAGGGAACGGCACCGATGCCGCCGCTCATTCTCGACGAGCCGACGGTGTTTCTCGACTCGGGCCACGTGACCCAACTCGTCTCGCTGGTCGAGTCGATGCGCGATCTCGGTGTCGAACAGATCGTCGTCGTCAGCCACGACGAGGAACTCGTCGGTGCGGCCGACTCGCTCGTTCGGATCGAGAAAGACGCCACATCGAATCGCTCGCGACTCGAGCGCGGCGAGCCGCCGGAGGCTGCGTTACTCGCCTCTGAGTGA
- a CDS encoding DUF7322 domain-containing protein produces MVFDRSEHEPEETDPEADFRDPESDSLTIPRVDTEDAGSGLKSDIEADQKIETIDPPEVPTTETEVPSELAKAFWALVIVVNGAVLGISLGAMFLVFEGDTQRGGALFAGGVLLLGFAIRRYSAFRTSASASADGMDTEDGTDEDIPDDDATDEDVLDDGATGDDLPDDDATDASG; encoded by the coding sequence GTGGTGTTCGACCGCAGCGAACACGAACCCGAAGAGACAGACCCCGAAGCTGACTTTCGGGATCCAGAGAGCGACTCGCTCACGATTCCACGCGTCGACACCGAGGACGCAGGTTCGGGGCTCAAATCAGACATTGAGGCGGACCAAAAGATCGAGACGATCGATCCTCCCGAGGTGCCGACGACGGAGACTGAGGTCCCCAGTGAACTCGCGAAGGCGTTCTGGGCGCTCGTCATCGTAGTCAACGGGGCGGTGCTCGGAATCTCACTCGGCGCGATGTTCCTGGTCTTCGAGGGCGACACCCAGCGAGGTGGAGCGTTGTTCGCTGGTGGCGTTCTCCTGCTTGGGTTCGCGATTCGCCGGTACAGCGCGTTCCGAACGTCGGCTTCGGCGTCGGCCGACGGGATGGACACCGAGGACGGAACCGACGAGGACATACCTGACGACGATGCAACCGACGAAGACGTACTCGACGACGGTGCAACTGGCGATGATCTCCCCGACGACGATGCAACCGACGCATCCGGGTAA
- a CDS encoding DUF7331 family protein: MIGVSTLNDDDKQDGERESTAPEDPQLIESYETDECVVFYDAYNPLAWVETSRPLTLDECA; this comes from the coding sequence GTGATCGGTGTGTCTACTCTCAACGATGACGATAAGCAGGATGGCGAGCGTGAATCGACTGCACCGGAAGACCCCCAGCTGATCGAGTCCTACGAGACCGACGAGTGTGTCGTTTTCTACGACGCGTACAACCCGCTCGCGTGGGTCGAAACCTCACGGCCGCTCACGCTCGACGAGTGCGCCTGA